The following are encoded together in the Streptomyces sp. NBC_00358 genome:
- a CDS encoding LysR family transcriptional regulator, which translates to MLNLERLRTLDALARHGSVSGAAEGLHVTTSAVSQQMAKLEREVGQRLLAKNGRGVRLTDAGRLLAEHAARILSQVELAQSDLEAQRGQVVGELRLSAFPTAARGLFPATLAELREEHPGLRVRSSELEPEAGVAGVLRGDLDLAVVLDWYNKPMPLPDGLVKASILDDPADVAMPAGHRLAGRAEVDLADFADDEWITWGEGEFCHEWLMFTLRSQGVEPRIGHRAGETHTQLALVAAGLGVCVAPLLGRRPMPQGVVTVPVRQRVRRHVYVVWRADADRRPSIRAAVDALRRAGEAVE; encoded by the coding sequence ATGTTGAATCTGGAGCGACTGCGCACCCTCGACGCCCTGGCCCGGCACGGCTCGGTGAGCGGCGCGGCCGAGGGGCTGCACGTGACCACGTCGGCCGTCTCCCAGCAGATGGCGAAACTGGAGCGCGAGGTGGGACAGCGACTGCTCGCCAAGAACGGCCGTGGCGTGCGCCTGACCGACGCCGGACGGCTCCTCGCCGAGCACGCGGCACGCATCCTGTCCCAGGTCGAGCTCGCGCAGTCCGACCTGGAGGCGCAGCGTGGTCAGGTGGTCGGTGAGCTGCGGCTGTCCGCGTTCCCGACGGCGGCGCGCGGGCTGTTCCCCGCGACGCTCGCCGAGCTGCGTGAAGAGCACCCCGGACTCCGGGTGCGCTCCAGCGAGCTGGAGCCGGAGGCCGGGGTCGCGGGAGTGTTGCGCGGCGACCTGGACCTGGCGGTCGTGCTCGACTGGTACAACAAGCCGATGCCGCTGCCCGACGGCCTGGTGAAGGCGTCGATCCTCGACGACCCGGCCGATGTGGCGATGCCGGCCGGTCATCGGCTCGCGGGCCGCGCCGAGGTGGACCTCGCGGACTTCGCCGACGACGAGTGGATCACCTGGGGCGAGGGCGAGTTCTGCCACGAGTGGCTGATGTTCACGCTGCGTTCCCAGGGCGTCGAACCGCGCATCGGGCACCGTGCCGGGGAGACGCACACCCAGCTCGCACTCGTCGCCGCCGGGCTCGGTGTGTGCGTGGCCCCGCTCCTCGGGCGCCGTCCGATGCCCCAGGGTGTCGTCACCGTGCCGGTCCGGCAGCGGGTCCGTCGCCATGTCTACGTCGTGTGGCGGGCCGACGCCGACCGCCGGCCGTCGATCAGGGCGGCGGTGGACGCCTTGCGCAGGGCCGGTGAGGCCGTCGAGTAG
- a CDS encoding pyridoxamine 5'-phosphate oxidase family protein, translated as MAVTQRRGRKIMMTPGELDEFLTTQRTCRVASVSKDGVPHVSALWFTWDGTSLWLYSVVRSKRWVQLRNDPRVAVVVDSGEDYGELRGVELSGTVEFVGEFPRTGELCAELDVPETLFARKNFGLEEMPHDGRHAWMRLTPDAIASWDFRKLPPL; from the coding sequence ATGGCCGTCACTCAGCGCAGAGGCCGGAAGATCATGATGACTCCCGGTGAACTGGACGAGTTCCTCACCACCCAGCGCACCTGCCGCGTCGCCTCCGTGTCCAAGGACGGGGTCCCGCATGTGAGTGCCCTCTGGTTCACCTGGGACGGCACCTCGCTGTGGCTCTACTCGGTCGTGCGCAGCAAGCGCTGGGTGCAGTTGCGCAACGACCCGCGGGTCGCGGTGGTGGTCGACTCCGGTGAGGATTACGGGGAGTTGCGGGGCGTGGAGCTGTCCGGCACGGTGGAGTTCGTCGGCGAGTTCCCCCGCACCGGGGAACTGTGCGCCGAACTCGACGTCCCTGAGACCCTGTTCGCGCGCAAGAACTTCGGCCTGGAGGAGATGCCGCACGACGGCCGGCACGCCTGGATGCGGCTGACCCCGGACGCGATCGCCTCCTGGGACTTCCGCAAACTCCCTCCGCTGTAG